The sequence ATTAAAACTTGTGTACTGCCTGGCCTTTTTCTTTTAGCTCGTTGACTGCTTGGATGCTATCGTAGTCTGCTGATGGAGGCGACAACAAGTTCACCCTGCTAAGTGCTTCTATTTGCCCATAATCAACCCCCACGGAGCTTCGAATCGCAGGTGAGATGCAAACACGCCACCCTGATGtaaatgatgtaagtgtcaacaataacaataacaaggcTACATGGAGGAGGTAGTGATGCCAGCTCTGATGCTAACTTTGATTGACAGATGTAACTGTACTGCTAATTGTTGACATTAGCAGCTAATGCACAGAAGGCTGCATAACATATTCATGACCTCATGTTTGCTCTTCATGTTGTTTTTCTCAGACTTCCAGAATAAATTAGCTGAGTGTGGGCTTCATCCTTGGACCACTCACTTCTCACATCATTAGACAATCAGGACTGCCAAAGAGAGACTACAGACTTTTACCTTCATATCTCCTTAGGACCTGGCTGGTGTCAGTTGACTTCTTTCATTGACGTTTTTCTGTGGCGTGACCTCTGGACACTCCGCCATTTCCCGTTGTGGGAGATGTTCCAGTTCAGCAAATACCCCATGGAGATATTAGAGATGCTAAGCGGACACCAGGCTCACCAGTTCAAGGGTCTGGGACTGGAGCGTCCGCTGAGCCACCAGCAGCAGGTCCAGCTACAGCATCAGCAGCAGCTCCAGCAGCAGCACCAGACCGCCGCAGAAACCTCCGGTAGTCTCCTGACCGGACTCGGCCTGGGATCCCTGCAGACCTCTCGAAGTAACGCCTTTGCTGACTCTTCCTCGTTGTTCGCTAAGATGAGCGCCCCACCCCCATCAATCTCGCATCAGAGCCAGTCATCGTCGTCTCACAGCTCCAGGAAGTCCAACAAGATGAGCAGCAGCAGCGGGAGCTCCTCATCAGCATATCCACAATTCCTGCGACCTTTCCACCCGGCCGAGGCGGCGTTAGCTCAGGAGCAGCTCCATTCTGGAATAGGACGCTTTGACTTTGGGGGGAGCACCACTAGTGGGAGCGCGGGGGTCATCGGGGGAGTGGTCACCTCTGCACCCCCGCCTCCTCCGCTACATCCAGGTATTTCTGTGGCCCAGCCCTCCTCTGGACTTTCTTCTTCCTCTACCTCCACCTCTGTGTCGGCTTCCAACAACTCCTCCGGTGGTACAGTGGTGCCCCTAGTAGGCCAGTCAGACCCCCGCAGCCTCCATCAGCAGTTCAGCTGCATGCTGGCCGCCAACCAGTACTTCCTGTCAGGAGTGCCAGCCAACAGCAGCCTAGAGCAGTTCTTGGTCCAGCAAGGTACTCACAACCACTTGGGTCTCGGTCTTAGTCAGGGGGCCACCGAGTCTGCTTcacccttagccccgccccctgccctGCACTCCTCTCACAGCCACGCAGTGCCGCAACCTCAGCAGCAACAGCAGCTGACCCCCCACGCCTTATCTCACCCGCACAGCCACACCCACCACCCTCACCCGCTCCACCCGGCCCCTCAGCCCGCCCCCTTGGGTGGGTTTGACTTTCAGAGCATTCCGGTGCTGTCCTCCAATCAGATAGCTTCACTCATGCAGCAGGAGGCAGGCATCCCCCTTCCCCTACCCCTCCATTTATCCCTGCACAAAGACGACAGCTCAAAGTCAGGGGATAGCTCGTCCACGTCTGCCTCCAGCGGTGGGGGTAGCAGGAGGAAAAAGGCTATGGCGGGCTACCTCCCTCAGAGGAAAGCGGAAAGTCAAGCTCACAGCAGCTCCAGCAGTCACCGTCACAGCTCTTCCTCTGGCCTGTTGGGAGGAGCCGCAGGAGGCGTTGGCATGAGTGGCATCGGTGGCGGGCAGCAGCATTCCTCTCTCCTTCTGTCACCGTCTCACCAATCGTCTTCCACCGTGTCGTCTTCGTCGTCATCTGCCCCCTCCTCCTCAAACTCTGCCTCTGTGCTCGTGGACAGCGTAGACCAGCGCTTGTCCAAATCCCAAGAGAGACGAGGCAGCAGCTCTTCTGGCCAGCCTGAAGCAGAAGCCCTGTACCACTGCGGAGAGTGCGGAAAAACATTCACCCACCTGTCCAGCCTGCGGCGCCACCTGCGCAGCCACGGCCTGACCCCCGAAAGTCAGAGCAGAAAATCAGACTGTACCTCACCTAGCCCGGAGAGGATCTTCTGCTGCGGCGACTGCGGGAAGAGGTTTAAAAAGCGGGGTCACCTCATCCAACACAGCGTCACGCACTCAGAAAACCGACCGTTTATCTGCAACATTTGTCAAAAGTCCTTCAACCGCCGTGAATCGCTCACACGTCACGAAAAGATCCACGACGAGAAACCATTCCGGTGCCCAGCATGCGGCCGCTGTTTCCGCGAGAGCACCTCCCTCCTTAACCACGCCGCATCAGGTGCTTGTGGCAAACCTCCACGAAGTTCCAAAAACCGGGCTGGCGGTGGCAGCTCGTCCAACCCAAGCAGCAGTAAAACGCGGCGAGATGGTGGTCAAGTCGCGATGTCAGATGAGGTTGCTGTCATTCCCAATACGGAATACAACAGAAGTCGCTACCCCAACCAGGCGTCCTATGACGGGGTGGTGGACGACTACAGACGCTCACAGTCGTCATCACTGTACTCGCCAGATGAGATGAACAGCCAAACCCTCCGGAAAGCCCCTCTAGCACCAACTCTCCACCCCCACCCTCAGAGTCAGCAGCACCACCTTCCACTCTCCTCCTTATTAGACGATTCTGAAGACGAGGTTACAAGCAGCGCCATGTCGGCCATTGCTGCAGCGGCAGCAGCCTCGTGCAACATTAACACAGAAGGCAGGGAGGGAGAAAGAAGAGATATCATCGGAGGGCTTTTGGGGGGATTGGGGTTTGGTAACTTAGGTGGTCCGTCATCCTCACCCAGCCTAAATGGTTCCACCATGCCGCTAACACATCACAGCCAGATCCCCTCAAAGTCCAGGAGGCCCCGAAAGCCAAGAGAAAAGAGGGACCCCAATAACATTGTCAGGAGGAGGCGCAGCCCAGCTCCCCCCGGCGATGGCTCCGAGCGGCCGTACGGATGTCAACTTTGCGGAAAGCGCTTCCGGCGGGCTGAGACATTGCGCCGCCACAACCGAGTCCACACAGGCGAAAAGCCTCACGCCTGCGACATTTGCGGGAAGACGTTCCGCGAGCCTTTCCACCTGACTAAACATTTGACAGTGCACTCTGGTCAGAAAAACTACAAGTGCAATCTGTGTGGGAAGATGTTCGCCTACGCTCAGAGCCTCGTCAGACACGGCAAGCTGCACCGCAAAGGAGAAATCGATCATCAGGGACGAAGGATCAAAGGAGCTGCCGCTGCGGCCGCCGCCACCATCAGTCAGGTGGCCAACTCTGGAAATTCAGACTTTTTCTCGTCTTGTTCCCAAGAGGAAAAGTCTCCAACATCTGGCACCCCCTCCCAGAGGCTGTACACCTGCACAGTGTGCTGGAAGTCCTTCCGCCATTATTTCCACCTAACGGCGCATCAGCAGACTGTGCATGGTGGCGGTGTGGGCCTGGAGAAATCCTTTCGTTGTGAAGTTTGTGGTAAATCCTTTGCCTATTCAAACAGTTTAGTACGCCACAAGCTGTCCCAACACGGCATTGACCGCAGCGGCCAGAGGGTCAACCACTCCCCAGCGCCGGGATACTCGCCCATTTTCTATGACTCTGGCACAGGCTCCGCCTACAGCGCCTCATCTCAAATGCAGCAAATGGCTAGCCAACCTCCCCCGCCTCAGCAGCAAGAATCCCAGCACCCGTTTCATTACCGGCCCAAAAACTTCACCAAGGAGCCCGAACAGATGAGAAAGAAGCGAAAGAAAAGAAGGCGGGTGGTCATCCACAGCATCATGAGGGACGGGAAGCTGGTAGGCGTGCCGCTCAGCAGAGAAACACGCAAGAAGTTGTTGATGCTGAAGAAGAGGAGGGGCAGACTGCAGGCTCACATCAATAAAAAGAAACTCCTGGCGCAGCTGAGGGTCCGTGGTGGGGTTGCAGCGATCAAGTCCTGGTCGGGAGGGGCTGTGAAAGTCGCAGGGCTAGTGTCCATGGACGTCCCCATCAAGCGTTTCCCGTGTCCCGTTTGCCCCAGCGCCGCCTACTCCAGGAGGGGCTCCCTGCTGCTGCACCGCGCAGTGCGACACCCGGCGAGAACATGGGGCCGCCGTGCCCGTCTGCAGTGTGCGGTGTGTGGGCGCCGCAGCAGCTCCTTGCTCAAAGCTCTCAAACACCGCGGCCACCACCTCAAGCAGATCTCCTCCCGGTGCCACAGATGCAGACGGCGCTTTTGGAACCAGCGACTCCTGGACCGACATAAGTACTCGTGCCGTGCGTCAATGGTGGGAGGAGGCCTCGGGAATTGGGCACTCACAAAGATTAAGTCCCCGTTGTCCGAGAGCAACCATTCGCCGGTCCAACTTACAATGCCAGCTCTGGTCCCGCATGAGAGGTCATCAGTTCTGACGGAGTACGCTCAataattgaaaacaaaaaaacaccttacTTTGTTAGATTAGATTGTTCTAAttctttttgggtttttttttttttgttttttttttactatccaaGAGGCAAGCGACAGCAGGCAGTCTTTTTACAAAAGGGAGAAGAGGGAGGACCTTCCTCAAGCTTCCCGGGTCCATGTTGACCCGATAGTACTGCAGAGTGGACTCAAAGCCACCTGGTCACATGACATGTTTTAGTAGCAGCTGTTTAATTGATGTTAGTGCACATTGAAACCACAACACTATCTTGTCTTGTCTTGTACGTTTTCAATTAACCTCATTTGTCTCGTCACTCCACAGTTAAAGATGCCTTATTTGGTCAAAGCAACACGAGGCGACACTTGACCTTTTTAAGACAAAACTATTCATGTAGGAGTGTAATGTACAATtcctattatattttattatatattatggacAACTCGCTGTTTTTTACTCCCAAGTATCAGTGTTGCTATTGTGAAGGGGGGTTGGGGGAGGGCTGTTGTATGCGTCCACGTGTTCTTTTCCTTCTATGACACTTTTTGTAATTAAACCGTGTACACATACTTTATGACTTAGCTCCTATACATGTCTTCATTTGGTTTTTAATGTACAACTAAAACATGTAATATGATTactaaataattattattttctttGCATAAAAGTGACTTGTTGAAAaccctgaaataaaaaaaaagtcaaatgtgAAATCTGTTGGCGGAAATGTTTTTCTAGATCATGTGCTGGCTTTGACAAGATATTGGTAGTTACGTGTTGAAATGTTGAAACAACTTTTACCTAAACAGTCTTCATTTTGTATGTTGAAAATGTTACCCATGGTGAATTTTGGACTTCGAAATTGCCAACTACATTTATTGTCCGCAAGATGGCGCCATATACAACATTTCCTTCCTCTGCTGTGTCACGTTTGTGAAGGCGGTGGAGATGATTTTGTCCTCTTGTGACTGTCACATCATTTGTGACCCAGGGAGGAGCAGCTGACTGTAATGTCAACAGGAAACATTACAATCGTCACATTAAGACACtaagatgtttttattttatccAACTTAAAGGCAAGATCGTTTGTGCGAGTGAGTGCAACAAGACACTTTGGCATGTATTAGTATTTCACCTTGCTATTATAGTCTTTACTTCACTAGGTAAACATGTCATTATTAGAACTTCACTGTAATGTCATAATTTATACTTAAACATGTTATTTTTGAAGTTCTCTGTTTTTACGCTTCCTGCTCAGAGACAGCCTGTCACGTTGCACTCGCATGGGGAAGCCTGTGGGCGGAGACTGTGACCTAGTTTTAGCCAACGAGAGGCCTGGAGATGCTCCCGGTGACCTACTTTGAGCCAATCAGAGCGAGGCTCCGACGCTGGTTGGCGCGTGCTGCTGACACGTGCCGCCCTGGCGTCCGAAGCTGACAGAACAGACGAGCCGCCGCCGCCCGCCACATTTTTTCGGTCCTCACTGCAAAGATAGCAATGTTTGTTTGTACACCTCTTGTGACgtaacacgtgtgtgtgtgtcacgtgCTCATCTCTGCGTTTGCCTGTGGTTGGACCAGCTCGCCATTATGCTGCAAACACTTGgacgtgtgtgtgcgcgcgtgtgtgtgtgtgtgtgcgcgtgtgtgtgttgcCTTCACGGCCAATCTCAGATGGGGTTCCACACGGGAGGCGTGGCCTGTGGTCCAGTGGCTTCCGGAAACATTTGCTGCGTTTAGGTAACGTGGGAAATAATCATTTTCCCCACTTTTACGTATTTTGTAGGAAATTGTGACCAAATGGAGGTTCTTACATCGCAAGCTTTAGGGTGTAGACATTACAGTTGTATTTCGTCCCGTCTTTCACACAGCCTGAACGCAGCAGTGGGCCGAGGGGGCGTAGATGGCGTATGCAAACGATCCACGCCCCCTACTGCCTTCCCCCGTGATCAGTGACGTCACAGCAGCGGCCCGTGTTGGTTCCAGCTGACTggcggagagagagagagggaaatAAGagctatcatcatcatcatcatcacctctGCTGCATCAGTTCTTTTCTGGAAGCTTCTTTTATTGCTTtatcttcccccccccccaacataCTCTTCATCTCACCGTTTGTCCCTTTCCGGTCTTCCCCTTCGCCAGGACCGTCTGTCTCCATGCTGCTTTTTGTCCTCTTTTAAAGCGTCTCTTTTCCCGCCAAGGGACGTTTCATGTCCACCGAGTGCACGTGTGGAGGACTCGGCTGCACGGGGGCGCTGTGACAGGAGCTCTCGAAGGTCCGCAGGGGGGGGAaagggggggagggagctgtcaCCATGGTGCCATTTTGGAGATAAACCTTATTCTTCGTTAACTTCATGTGACGCGCACGCACCTGCTGCGCGCGcgcgcaccttttttttttggcgtcGCTAATTGGATTATTTGGAACTCGAACGGGTCGctgtccccccccaccccctcgtgAAATGTCGAAACCTCTGGTGCAGATCCTGCCGCCGGATGTCCCCTCAGGGACCAGCCCCCACTTCGGGGCCCCCAGCTCGGTGGCCGGCGGcccccaggctggccccctcaCCTCCATGACCAACCTCAAGACCCTGCTCCAGCTGCCAATCAAGGCCGACCAGAGGGGCCACAAGGACTGCTGCGAGATGAAAGGTGAGTGCGCATGACTCTTAAAGGGACAGCGCACCACTTCAAGTGCACTGAAGTGGTGTGGATTTGTGTCTTAAATATGACAGCTATATCCAAATGATCAGGGgagccgctagggattttgggccccatgaaaagaatctttacagggcccccaacacagtgtcattattttttctgtataataatttcatcatcattaggggcctctctgggcacccctccatcatgggcccctagaatccgtctcctttaccccacccttttcggcgcccctgcaaaTGATACATCTACATGCATTGGCCTTCATTCTGCGGTGCTTCACGGGCTGACAGTTCTTTGGTGTCCTCCTGATGATGCGTTCAGGGCCACCTTTTTTTGATCTGTCCATGCCTTGTTAatgcacgtgcacacacacacacacactgtgtaaaATCCATGTTTCACTCCCCCGCCTGCTTTGTTTGACGCcttcacacacactctcacactccATCCCCCCTACCCCTCCCTCGCCTGCCCACACTCATCCTCACATGACTACAAGCTCCTACTTGCATGTACCTCCTGCCCAGTGGACAAAGTACAGCAGAcaaaaagactaaaaaaaaaaaaattcattttgacATGTCCCTGTATTGtacgacgatgatgatgatgatgatgcggaGGAGATTACGGAGGAGGAGATGCTCCACTCTGATGTAATCTCTCATGTCTTTGCGTCCTTTTTAATCTCCTTCAATTCAAATTCACTCTCCAATCGGTGCCGCCCCTGCTCATTGTCCCGTTGGCACTCATCATGAGATCTATAATCCATCTTTCCATTGCAGGACCCTCATTCTCTCTCAGGTCAAAGGAGAGCCTCAACATGTTGATTATCCATTTTTAGCGTTGGTATCTTTGTGTTTCGCACAGTCTCGTATGAATAAAGTGTTGAAAAGCTTTGAATTATACGCTGTTACCCATTGTGCTCCAAAGATGCCTGaaactaaaaatggaagaaacttGCTTCATAAATGATGTATGTTAAAAAGGTGACATACACAAGTTCTATTGCAAAATGCTATATGTaatttgggtaacactttagtatggggaacacattctaagtaacaaagacttaatttagagttatttggacactcgggggacatattttaagtaacaaagacttaagactttttaattgtagttttgtgttttgttatgtaaCAACAGACCATATTCATTAAGTGGTATTAAAGGGAGAATCATAATCATATATAACAACTTCCttactgagatcggtaggtcgtgagttcaaaccccggccgagtcataccaaagactataaataaaaatgggacccattacctccctgcttgacactcagcaccaagggtcggaattgggggttaaatcgccaaaaatgattcccgagcgtggccaccgctgctgctcgctgctcccctcacctcccagggggtgatcaagggtgatgggtcaaatgcagagaataatttcgccacacctcgtgtgtgtgtgacaatcatgggtactttaaccttAACTTAGCTAATAAGCaatcattctgaggttattgagggaagactctaagttaatggcttactggttgtataataaggcattaataagacttagacttagacttagacaaactttaatgatccacaagggaaattgttcaacacagtagctcagttacaatgatggaaagtgtaaggatggaaaggacaatgcaggtataaatagactaatatagcgataaaaaatctaacatatatatgaatatatacataatatgtgtacagaataatatatatacagatatattatattatgtctataacatatatacaatatatacaacacatgtacaatattacagtatatacagtatatgtgacagcagcagcataaaatagagtagatccagcaggaaatagaaaatagacattataaacattataaacaaagagaagtagcgaggtacctaataatgactaattaagagccaatatgttactaatttgcatgttaataagcaactaattaatggtgaatatgttccccatactaaagtgttaccgtaatTTGTTGTTTACTTGGCTAATAATGGTGCTAACATAGCAACGTtgttattattgtggtattataAGAGTAACCGATAGTCCCTGCACCGGTCCCCCCCCAGACCGAGATAAACCATTGGACTCGGATGAGGACTCGCTGGGAATCGGGTCCGGAGGGCCCAACGGACTGGGGGGCAGCCTGGGCTCGGGCCCCCTGCGTCCCAATTCCCAGTCGGCATTCCTGGGGCCCCTGTTGTGGGAGCGGACCCTGCCGTGCGACGGCGGCCTCTTCCAGCTGCAGTACATGGACCTGGAGGAGTTCCTGACCGAGAACGGGATGGGCATGCACGGCAACGGGCCCAGCTCGGCCAGCGCCAAGATCCCGTCTCAGGTATAAGACAGACTTTTGATAAACGCTGACAGaagcgtctttttttttttttttttttttttacacctgcgTCTTTTATGTCACCTTTAGAGTTCTCAGTCAGCCGTGCCCAACCAGAGCTCCCAGTGCCCCCCCAGCTCTCCTCCATCAtgctcctcctcgtcctcctccatGTCGTCTTCCTCGTCCTCGTCCTCTCTGCTGGGACTGGAGACCGTGCAGCCACCGCCCCAACAACAGCATCAAGCCATGATTGGAGCACCTGAGTGCGTACACGGTCAGTGAGCCTTTCATCTTCATTCGCCCCTGGTGGCTGACTGTGGTACTGCTTGTCAATAATAACCTTTTAGTCATTTTTATATTTCTTTACCCGTGTCCTGTGACTGGCCTGTGTTTACCGCACCTCTTGCCCGAATTCAGGCTCCTGCTCCCATAACCCGAATGAGTACAAGCGGTATAGAAAATAGATGGTAATGCCTTGGTGACTCACTGCTGCCCCCTGAGGAACAAAGTTGTATTACAGCAGTGTGGAGGCGATACTGCAAATGTGTGTATTGATCTAATTGCAAGTTAATACAAGGCCAGTATGCCGATACCGGTCAAGCTCATTGAAGGATTTTGTAATCTGGCCTACCATTAGTATAAAAACGATATAATATTTTTGACTGAAAAAATAGTTTCCACCATTCTGTTCATCCCTTTGTTTTCGTGAAGTGTTTCAGCATTACTGGATGGAAGCTGCTGTGCATGTGTGATGCAGTGAAATATTACAAGTGGCTCAGAGAACACACTGCTGCCAGgcctttgtgtgtgtgagtgtgagtgtgtgtgtgtgtgtgtgtgtgtgtgtgtgtgtgtgtgtgtgtgtgtgtgtgtgtgtgtgtgtgttagcatgcAGCCGCAAATGTTTAAACATGCACTCGAGTTCTTTCTTTTGCATGCAGCTATGTTAATGTGTGctcatgtgtgcatgtgtgtgtgtgagtgtgtgtgtgtgctcatgcGCATGACCGAGCGCGAGCGTGATGCACGGAGGCAGAAGTCCCTGCGCTTGAACGTTGAGCGAGGTGGAAAGTAGACTGGAAATAATCACGCACACGTCCCAGAGATCCTCTACTCGTTGCGATGGAGACTCGTGTGGAAATGGATGAGGAGCAGAAAACTCGGGGTCTTGTATCGCTTCATTTGTAAcatcagggattctcaaactgtggtacgtgtaccactagtggtacgtgggctACCTCTGGTGGTACGACAAAAGATCCCTTGacgaaagtacagtgttttattttcctgttcaaactgtgagtaatgttacagtggccaaaaatattaaatctgCTTGTtagataaaacctctgccttgtttttaatgaatacctagggttactacgttactgtattttgatgttggTCATCATTTGttgtttctgaggtggtactaggtaaaaaaacaaaagtttcaGCACCACTGGCATTAtgtcacatcattaggtacacctgcaccagtGCAATGTTCACTGTATTCATAACAAATGATCACGTTACATCCCATTGAcatgtgcaagtgtacctaatgaagtggccgttTTCAACACTAGTCAGCTTATTTCAACGTGTCTGTCACGCAACAGAATTCTCGGATCCAAAAGTGTGAACCATGTTTGTTTAGTCTGCGACTCACCTAAGGGAAGTCAGGAGCACTGGCGGCGAAGAAGGGTTAAGTGGGAAATGCCCGAGGGGAGGTGGGAGGGCTTGCTTTGCATGTTTTGAGATCTCTCGCTCTGCAACTCACACGCTCAGGCCATGTGCAGCCGCCTCGTCACGTGCCGCTGCTGCAGGCGGCCCgggggagggaggagggaggaaggAAAGGCGGGAGGAAGGCAGGAGGAGTCCGCCTTGCTTGGCAAGCTGGTCACATGACACGCTGCACTGGAAACAGAGATCAAATAAACATACACGAATGTGTTGATGAAGTCAAGCGGAGTCAGGTGTGTTTGTGGTGATGTCATGCCCAATATGTTTACAAATATACAAAACATAGCTAGGAGGCAGGAAGCAAGGTGATAAAGGGAAGGAAGGTGCAAAGAAAGGAAGGAGGCAGCAGTGTGTCCACGCTGTGATGACATAACTTTTATTCAGTGTGTTGACATTAGCAGGCTGCTGGGCGggtcgtgtgtgcgtgtgtgtgtgtgtgtgtgtgtgtgtgtgtgcgtgcgtgcacatGATCAGAAGGGCGTGGTCAAGTACAGTAGGCTTCCTCCTCCATGAAAGGGACCAAAACAACTTTAGGCTATTTCAGTATTATCATTGTTTGGTTGGACTGTCAATCACATGTTATAGAGTCCACATCTTCGTTAGTGACAATTAGCTGCGGGGGCGGAGCTTGTGGCTGCAGAgagctgtgtttttcaaccactgtgctgcagcacactagtgtgccgtcggAGAttgtgtaatttcacctaattggcttaaaaaatattttttgcaaaccagtcattataatccgcaaatgtgccgttgttgagtgtcggtgctgtctagagctcagta is a genomic window of Nerophis lumbriciformis linkage group LG11, RoL_Nlum_v2.1, whole genome shotgun sequence containing:
- the LOC133610512 gene encoding uncharacterized protein, translated to MFQFSKYPMEILEMLSGHQAHQFKGLGLERPLSHQQQVQLQHQQQLQQQHQTAAETSGSLLTGLGLGSLQTSRSNAFADSSSLFAKMSAPPPSISHQSQSSSSHSSRKSNKMSSSSGSSSSAYPQFLRPFHPAEAALAQEQLHSGIGRFDFGGSTTSGSAGVIGGVVTSAPPPPPLHPGISVAQPSSGLSSSSTSTSVSASNNSSGGTVVPLVGQSDPRSLHQQFSCMLAANQYFLSGVPANSSLEQFLVQQGTHNHLGLGLSQGATESASPLAPPPALHSSHSHAVPQPQQQQQLTPHALSHPHSHTHHPHPLHPAPQPAPLGGFDFQSIPVLSSNQIASLMQQEAGIPLPLPLHLSLHKDDSSKSGDSSSTSASSGGGSRRKKAMAGYLPQRKAESQAHSSSSSHRHSSSSGLLGGAAGGVGMSGIGGGQQHSSLLLSPSHQSSSTVSSSSSSAPSSSNSASVLVDSVDQRLSKSQERRGSSSSGQPEAEALYHCGECGKTFTHLSSLRRHLRSHGLTPESQSRKSDCTSPSPERIFCCGDCGKRFKKRGHLIQHSVTHSENRPFICNICQKSFNRRESLTRHEKIHDEKPFRCPACGRCFRESTSLLNHAASGACGKPPRSSKNRAGGGSSSNPSSSKTRRDGGQVAMSDEVAVIPNTEYNRSRYPNQASYDGVVDDYRRSQSSSLYSPDEMNSQTLRKAPLAPTLHPHPQSQQHHLPLSSLLDDSEDEVTSSAMSAIAAAAAASCNINTEGREGERRDIIGGLLGGLGFGNLGGPSSSPSLNGSTMPLTHHSQIPSKSRRPRKPREKRDPNNIVRRRRSPAPPGDGSERPYGCQLCGKRFRRAETLRRHNRVHTGEKPHACDICGKTFREPFHLTKHLTVHSGQKNYKCNLCGKMFAYAQSLVRHGKLHRKGEIDHQGRRIKGAAAAAAATISQVANSGNSDFFSSCSQEEKSPTSGTPSQRLYTCTVCWKSFRHYFHLTAHQQTVHGGGVGLEKSFRCEVCGKSFAYSNSLVRHKLSQHGIDRSGQRVNHSPAPGYSPIFYDSGTGSAYSASSQMQQMASQPPPPQQQESQHPFHYRPKNFTKEPEQMRKKRKKRRRVVIHSIMRDGKLVGVPLSRETRKKLLMLKKRRGRLQAHINKKKLLAQLRVRGGVAAIKSWSGGAVKVAGLVSMDVPIKRFPCPVCPSAAYSRRGSLLLHRAVRHPARTWGRRARLQCAVCGRRSSSLLKALKHRGHHLKQISSRCHRCRRRFWNQRLLDRHKYSCRASMVGGGLGNWALTKIKSPLSESNHSPVQLTMPALVPHERSSVLTEYAQ
- the dbpa gene encoding D site albumin promoter binding protein a, producing the protein MSKPLVQILPPDVPSGTSPHFGAPSSVAGGPQAGPLTSMTNLKTLLQLPIKADQRGHKDCCEMKDRDKPLDSDEDSLGIGSGGPNGLGGSLGSGPLRPNSQSAFLGPLLWERTLPCDGGLFQLQYMDLEEFLTENGMGMHGNGPSSASAKIPSQSSQSAVPNQSSQCPPSSPPSCSSSSSSMSSSSSSSSLLGLETVQPPPQQQHQAMIGAPECVHGGQAVPQNPSPTSTGPPGSEGTPAPANSTSDVQVNFDPDPADVALSSVPGQEAFDPRRHRFSDEELKPQPMIKKARKMLVPNEQKDEKYWCRRVKNNEAAKRSRDARRLKENQISVRAAFLERENGALRQEVADMRKELGRCRNIINKYESRHGDL